A stretch of Anolis sagrei isolate rAnoSag1 chromosome X, rAnoSag1.mat, whole genome shotgun sequence DNA encodes these proteins:
- the LOC137095022 gene encoding adenylate cyclase type 9-like, translated as MSSSSSPSSSPPRATEVSCDARGQSSSVAVRIPSGGGGKGRKKGKGGGGGGGGFGLGLGLGLGLGSHRRARHLPQLFERASRRWWSPQFDSGNLEEACLERCFPQTRRRFRGGLAYLGLSGLLWGARGLGLALLFPEPGVLPFLPGLLLLGLALACVAGLAFTFSGAYARRPGATTLVLTLVAFALTLAPQLQALDRPMGANTSQAARSLPSPSPFISPVGSFSLCVAVLLLLYGVMHLPLYLSLLLGLGYSLLFEALSFCVRPAPWGEVLGKALLHLCLHATGVHLFVMSEVRSRSTFLKVGQAIMHGKDLEVEKALKERMIHSVMPRVIADDLMKPGEEDTGGGEASAKQRPSASAAAAAASPKGRKKKPSLPKSPIVFRPFKMQQIEPVSILFADIVGFTKMSANKSAHALVGLLNDLFGRFDRLCEEAKCEKISTLGDCYYCVAGCPEPRPDHAACCVTMGLGMIRAIEQFCQEKKETVNMRVGVHTGTVLCGILGMRRFKFDVWSNDVNLANLMEQLGVAGKVHVSEATAKYLDDRYEMEDGRVVERVGQSVVADQLKGLKTYLISGLKVKESHCSCSQALLPGLEAGDRSKMPGASSVENVGDPAKVFRPPEKSKTCPSCSIALAPSCAVGAEEGAVQNGGQDEHKHSTKGPGGCSPKSLNGLLSPPPEEKLSNSQTSLYEMLQEKGRWMGGSLDNSPLLPLRFKNIREKTDAHFVDVIKEDSLMKDYFFKPPINKLSLNFLDQELEMTYRSSYQEEVMKNAPVKTFASATFSSLLDVFLSATVFLILSAACFLKHGLTGSPPLPAAVVVAVVALLLEVLSLVISIRMAFSLEDVMACTKRLMEAIAGWLPRHFVGAILISLPALAVFSHFTSEFETDIYFTMFMSSAILITIVQYCNFCQLSSWMRSSLATLVGGVLLVLLYVPLCPDSSMTVFNSTQDFGAAQGACNRSSEEGPLQKPADLIGLEVILGLFLLLLLVWFLNREFEISYRLHYHGDVEADLHRTKIQSMRDQADWLLRNIIPYHVAEQLKVSQSYSKNHDSGGVIFASIVNFGEFYEENYEGGKECYRVLNELIGDFDELLSREEFASVEKIKTIGATYMAASGLNAPQGQDTRGPQAHLQTLFEFAREMMRVVDDFNSNMLWFNFKLRVGFNHGPLTAGVIGTTKLLYDIWGDTVNIASRMDTTGVECRIQVSEESYRILHKMGYDFDYRGTVNVKGKGQMKTYLFPKCMDNGVVPHHQLSISPDIRVQVDGSIGRSPTDEISGLVPSVPNADRASEGPPGLRKGHPKEPVKPDGRPWLGKGGDEEKGGSGCQGGDNDGGPEEEEEEANELTKLNSSRSV; from the exons atgtcgtcgtcgtcgtccccctcctcctccccgccgcGGGCCACGGAGGTCAGCTGCGACGCGCGCGGGCAGAGCAGCTCCGTGGCCGTGCGCATCCCTTCAGGAGGAGGCGGCAAGGGCCGGAAGAAGGGcaaaggaggcggaggaggaggagggggcttcGGCCTAGGCCTGGGTCTAGGCCTGGGCTTGGGCTCCCACAGGAGGGCGCGCCACTTGCCGCAGCTCTTCGAGCGGGCCTCGAGGCGCTGGTGGAGCCCGCAGTTCGACTCTGGCAATTTGGAGGAAGCCTGCCTGGAGCGGTGCTTCCCTCAAACGCGGCGTCGCTTCCGAGGAGGGTTGGCCTACCTGGGCCTGTCGGGGCTGCTGTGGGGCGCGCGTGGGCTGGGCCTGGCCCTCCTCTTCCCAGAGCCCGGCGTGCTCCCATTCCTCCCGGGACTGCTCCTCCTAGGCCTAGCCTTGGCTTGCGTAGCTGGCCTGGCCTTCACCTTCTCAGGTGCCTATGCCCGGCGGCCTGGGGCGACCACCTTGGTGCTGACGCTGGTGGCCTTCGCCTTGACGCTGGCGCCGCAGCTGCAGGCCCTGGATAGACCCATGGGGGCCAACACCAGCCAGGCCGCACGGTCTTTGCCGTCACCGTCTCCCTTCATCTCCCCAGTGGGGTCCTTCTCGCTGTGCGTGGCGGTGCTCTTGCTCCTCTACGGCGTCATGCACCTGCCGCTCTACCTGAGCCTCCTCCTGGGCCTGGGCTACTCGCTGCTCTTCGAGGCGCTCTCCTTCTGTGTCCGCCCAGCCCCTTGGGGGGAAGTCCTGGGCAAAGCCTTGCTGCACCTGTGCCTCCACGCCACGGGGGTCCACCTCTTCGTCATGTCCGAGGTGCGCTCCCGCAGCACCTTCCTCAAAGTGGGACAGGCCATCATGCACGGCAAGGACCTGGAGGTGGAGAAAGCCCTCAAGGAACGCATGATCCACTCGGTCATGCCCCGCGTCATCGCCGACGACCTCATGAAGCCCGGCGAAGAGGACACCGGTGGGGGAGAGGCCTCGGCCAAGCAGAGGCCCTCTGCctccgccgccgctgccgccgccagCCCCAAAGGCCGCAAGAAGAAGCCCTCCCTGCCCAAGAGCCCCATTGTCTTCCGTCCTTTCAAGATGCAGCAGATCGAGCCGGTCAGCATCCTCTTCGCTGACATCGTGGGCTTCACCAAGATGAGCGCTAACAAGTCCGCCCATGCCCTAGTGGGCCTCCTCAACGACCTCTTTGGTCGCTTCGATCGCCTCTGCGAGGAGGCCAAGTGCGAGAAGATCAGCACCCTGGGCGACTGCTACTACTGTGTGGCCGGCTGCCCTGAGCCCCGCCCTGACCACGCCGCCTGCTGTGTCACCATGGGCCTGGGCATGATCCGGGCCATTGAGCAGTTCTgccaggagaagaaggagactgTCAACATGCGGGTAGGTGTCCACACCGGCACTGTCCTCTGTGGCATCTTGGGCATGCGCCGCTTCAAGTTCGATGTCTGGTCCAACGACGTCAACCTGGCCAACCTCATGGAGCAGCTGGGGGTGGCCGGGAAGGTCCATGTTTCGGAGGCCACCGCCAAGTACCTGGACGACCGCTACGAGATGGAAGATGGGCGAGTGGTGGAACGTGTGGGACAGAGCGTGGTTGCCGACCAGCTCAAAG GTTTAAAGACATACCTGATCTCTGGCCTGAAGGTGAAGGAGTCCCATTGCAGCTGCTCCCAGGCTCTGCTTCCCGGTCTGGAGGCCGGAGACAGGAGCAAGATGCCCGGAGCCTCATCTGTGGAGAACGTGGGTGATCCGGCAAAGGTCTTCAGGCCGCCAGAGAAAAGCAAG ACATGCCCTTCCTGCAGCATCGCATTGGCCCCCTCCTGCGCTGTGGGTGCAGAAGAAGGCGCTGTCCAAAATGGAGGCCAGGATGAACATAAGCACAGCACAAAG GGCCCAGGCGGGTGCAGCCCTAAATCCCTGAACGGCCTGCTGAGTCCACCTCCAGAGGAGAAGCTGAGCAACAGCCAGACCTCCCTGTATGAGATGTTGCAGGAAAAGGGCAGGTGGATGGGCGGGAGCCTGGACAACTCGCCCCTGCTGCCCTTGCGCTTCAAAAACATCCGGGAGAAGACTGACGCCCACTTTGTGGACGTGATTAAAGAGGACAG cTTGATGAAAGACTATTTTTTTAAACCGCCCATCAACAAGCTGAGCCTAAACTTCCTGGACCAGGAATTGGAGATGACCTACAGAAGCAGCTACCAGGAAGAG GTGATGAAGAATGCCCCTGTGAAGACCTTTGCCAGTGCCACCTTCAGCTCCCTCCTGGACGTGTTCCTCTCTGCCACCGTCTTCCTGATCCTTTCAGCTGCCTGCTTCTTGAAACACGGATTGACCGGCTCCCCTCCACTACCTGCAGCTGTGGTTGTGGCTGTGGTGGCCCTCTTACTTGAGGTGCTGTCCCTTGTCATCTCCATCAG AATGGCCTTCTCCCTGGAGGACGTCATGGCCTGCACCAAACGGCTGATGGAGGCGATTGCCGGCTGGCTGCCGCGGCACTTTGTTGGCGCCATTTTGATTTCACTCCCAGCTCTTGCTGTCTTCTCGCACTTCACCTCTGAATTTGAAACTGACATCTAC TTCACCATGTTCATGTCATCTGCGATCCTCATCACTATCGTCCAGTACTGCAACTTCTGCCAGCTCAGCTCCTGGATGCGGTCCTCATTGGCCACCTTGGTGGGCGGAGTCCTGTTGGTCTTGCTCTACGTGCCTCTGTGTCCGGACAG CTCCATGACAGTCTTTAACTCGACCCAGGACTTTGG TGCTGCACAGGGCGCCTGCAACAGGTCATCCGAGGAGGGCCCTCTGCAGAAGCCGGCCGACCTGATTGGCCTGGAAGTCATCCTGGggctcttcctcctgctcctcctggtCTGGTTCCTGAACCGGGAGTTTGAGATCAGCTACCGACTGCATTACCACGGTGACGTGGAGGCTGACCTACACCGCACCAAGATCCAGAGCATGCGGGACCAGGCCGACTGGCTCCTGCGCAACATCATCCCATACCATGTAGCGGAACAGCTGAAGGTTTCGCAGAGCTACTCCAAGAACCATGACAGCGGGGGTGTGATCTTTGCCAGCATCGTCAACTTCGGGGAGTTCTACGAAGAGAACTATGAGGGCGGCAAGGAGTGCTACCGCGTCCTGAATGAGCTGATCGGGGACTTCGACGAGCTGCTGAGCCGGGAGGAGTTTGCCAGTGTGGAGAAGATCAAGACCATCGGGGCCACCTACATGGCTGCCTCGGGGCTGAATGCGCCTCAAGGCCAGGACACCCGCGGGCCCCAGGCCCACCTGCAGACCCTCTTTGAGTTCGCCAGGGAGATGATGCGGGTGGTGGATGATTTCAACAGCAACATGCTTTGGTTCAACTTCAAACTGCGGGTGGGGTTCAACCACGGGCCCCTGACGGCTGGCGTTATTGGCACCACCAAGCTGCTGTACGACATCTGGGGTGACACGGTCAACATTGCCAGCCGCATGGACACCACTGGGGTGGAGTGCCGCATCCAAGTCAGCGAGGAGAGCTACCGCATCCTCCACAAGATGGGCTACGATTTCGACTACCGGGGGACGGTCAACGTCAAGGGCAAGGGGCAGATGAAGACCTACCTCTTCCCCAAGTGCATGGACAACGGGGTGGTCCCCCACCACCAGCTCTCTATCTCCCCAGACATCCGGGTGCAAGTGGACGGCAGCATCGGGCGCTCCCCCACCGACGAGATCTCCGGCCTGGTGCCCTCAGTGCCAAATGCAGACAGGGCGTCAGAGGGGCCTCCGGGCCTCCGGAAGGGCCACCCCAAGGAGCCAGTGAAGCCCGATGGCCGGCCCTGGCTTGGCAAGGGTGGCGACGAGGAGAAGGGTGGTAGTGGGTGCCAGGGAGGGGACAATGATGGGggccctgaggaggaggaggaggaggccaatgAACTGACCAAACTGAACAGCTCCAGGAGCGTCTGA